aggaaaaatttcttttattcTATACATGAATTGACTAGTATGTCCGAATTATTGGATCTTACGGATTATTGGAGGTTCGGATTAACGAGAGATTACTGTATTTGACCTATTTGTCGCAAAAAATGCAActacaattttcaaattttttgtgcagGTTCGAAAAGAATCTATAGCTATGTGTtagctaataataattaattaaaattattagaagaaaGTGTATTCGGTTTGTCCTCGTTATTCTACGAGGATTAGAATAATGTTCGAGTTTCTCGTTGACTCCCACACCTTGACGAATAATTTAACGATGATTAATAATTTGATAAGCGATTGACTGTGATGTAGCAGGTGTATTAAAAATACTCTCTACAATTTATTGATAGCTTCAATCGAAATTTCCTCACCCTCTGAAAGACTTTATAATTAAGCTTGAACTTATAAAAtcggaataataataatcaatccTTGCCACTAATTGTCGAATTAATTATTCCATTACTAGTTAGttgtattaatttatacaaagttCGTTCATTTgcgagttatttattattcatttaaaACGCTTAATATGAGGGTATTTTCTACTATTTTCCTGGGGAAGTCCTTGCCATTAGAAAGTTTTcttgaaatttcaaattataaataagcattaacactaattaaaaatataaattccaTTTCTTATGGAACAAAGCGTGTGTAAAAAGTTTCGaatgaaataaaatcgacATTTCTTATAAGGCAATACAGGAATGAACTTTGTAAAGGTTTCATAAATCAATCTCGCAAAGTACCCGGAATTAAAAATCGGTCCTAAAATTTATCTCGAAACTTTCTTCGATCGATTTTTATTGGTACCGGAGCGAGTTCATTACCAGGACTCATGACCCTTGCAATAAATTGATGTCGTAATCACCCACAAGTGGTTTCATAACATCGCAATGTCCGTCAAAAGCCAATTTCTCCACATAAAGTAATacacaaagtaaaaaaatataacaataagctttattttgtcaaattttatttgtataacataaaaaatttactctAGAAtttgacattaaaaaaatattacatttatAGTAGTACAAACTAGTGTATTATGTAATAATAGTGACTATACGAGTTAGGTACCtagaataaataaagataCAATAGgggtgaaaatatttaacctATTTGGTTTATCACTTGGGGCGAACGAAGCGAAAGTCTTCTAgtcgaaaaattttacaaataaattaggCTAAAGGGATGCCCCCAGCGGTGGTCCCAAAAGGCACCGAAAACTGGAAATCGTTCGGGATTTGTTGTCCTTGCTGTCGCACCTGCAAAGCTGTGGGTGTGGCAAACTGTTGCCTCGTCCTCAGAGGTCTCGGGGGATTAGGAGCCCCAAACCCGACCCTGTTAGGGGGCAAATACTCGTACCCATTTTGGTCAACTTGGGGCACTTGGGGCACATTCAAAAGGGGATAATCGTAGTTCAACCCCAACGGCTGTTGGGGTGAGGGACTTGGCACAGCTGCCGGAATCAAATTCGGGGACGCTGGCAGAGGGGGATAAACGGGAACGGTCCCGGTAGGCCTAGGCTGCGCCCTATTCCCGGAATACCCTATCGAGCCCGACCCCAAAGCATAGGCCCCATTGCCTAAACTCACGACTCCTAGCGATCCCGATCCGAGGAAAACCGCCCCTCGGTTCGCGGGGATATTGGAGGCGGCGGCGTTGACGGGGGTGGCCGGGGGCGGCATTTGGGGCAAGACGGCGGTTCCGAAGGACTGTGGCGGGATGTACTCTTGGGACTCCATGACGGGTTTCTCGAGCGAGTTGGAGGAGAGAATATGGATTGGGGGGGCTTGTCTGGACACGTGGGCCACCGAAGGGGGCGGGAGGCGGCGGGGGGCGGGCAAGTCGACGTTTAGGTTGAAATCGTCCGTGTTAACTAAATGAACCGGAAGGGGGTTATGTACTCCGTGCAAGTAAGAGATTGAACCTTTCCATCCGGAGGGCGATATGGAGAGGTCGCCCATAGCGGGGGCTCCGTGGTAGTCGCCCAGAAGATAGCCTCGTTTCAGGACGCGGGGGCGGGACTGCTCTGAAGGAAGCGCCACAAGGGCTAAACAAGCTACCAGAAGCTGCAAAAAATTTAGCGAGATGTAAATTGTTTGCAGGCAATTAttggagtttttttaaagaatgcAAAATGCATGCTTTACGCGCAGTGAAAACTGAACTAGTTTAGTACAACAAAAACGTAATTACAACTGATTTTTTGTGCAAGTGAACGTCCGATCAAGATCTAGTGCAAACTTATGCCCGGAATGTTTATCATTTAATTACTGGGAGATAAATGAAGAAAAGTGAGCAAATTATATCAATCACCCACCCGATCGCCTTTTACTAATTgtgattttaacaaaaaataaaccaacgCGAGAAAGCTAGGGGCGATAAATACTCTCTCTTTCCGGCAATatctaattagtttttttgctAGAAATTCCAAGCATTGAACTATTattagcataaataaaaattggttcaAGTGCATCGGCTTGAAAAGGACACCATATTCAGAACAATCGATAagattgttaaaatttggttGCAAATGGACTGATTGTTAAGAAACCGCAAGTAAAAGTAAACATGTGTCATTTGAATGCAACACTTGGCtgatttaattattgtaaattactaaaccatttttaattaatttgtggcGAATTTTTCGAAACCGACGTCGCAATAGGGCAGAATACCGGTTTGTCATCGTTGAACTTGAACGAtgatttacttttactttaaaGTGCAATTTTTGAAGGTGAGGCCTAAATATAGAAAGGATTAGCATTCAAATGCGTGTTAATAGTGGTATAATGCATTTGCAATGTGActgttctttatttatttataataattatctaAGAACGATCGGTATGTTCACCTTGCACACTGTTCTTGGGATCGAAGAGTTTTATTATTACGTGGGTATGctgaaaaataaacgtttagcGTATTCATTTCCTTGTTATCGACAACTTCCTGTCTACGTTTATCTCAAGCAAACTTAACATTGAAggaataaatatttaagtacAATGTAGCTTACGTAAAATTAATGCTTGTTTTCCATAGCACCTAATAATTCATAGGAAACTCttagaaaatgttattaaataatgaagaaacTTTTTATCGATTATTCGAACTGAACACGCTTcagttatttttacgttatATAAATTCATTCTAGTAGAGAGAATTACTGAAAATTTGCCACACTGCAGGAATAAAGCATTTGTTCAGGTCCACAATAGcagcaacaaaaaaatatgtagagTGGTAATTTGCAAATATCCTTACTTAATTGGATTCgttctgcaatttttttggtaatttgatGATTTACGCTTTGGATAACGCCCTTGAGAACTAATGCGTGTTATTTTCACAATagagcatatttttgttatggaAAAGTTTCCCATTATGTTTTTTGATACAATAATTAGAATCATATGCTGTGTCATGCGTTAGTTAAAGAACTTCTGTTGAATCAAAGAAGTTAGTTAATCGGTTTCGCTTTGTTAATTCCGATTTGAGATTTGTTTGTCAAGCATTTCAACATGTAATATACATTACAATTACCATAATTACCCCcgcaaaaagttgtttttacaCAGTACGTACGTTTAATTGTAACAATAGTTTTGATCTTGCTCATTTTTCGAAACTAATTCACCACTCATTGCAAGTAAttgcttaatttaattaacatttgtAGATCAAGGAatggataataataaatgactCACGGTAATACATGTTACAAAGCGCCTGAAACTGTATTTGgcacttttaataaaagtcgTATTCTaagaaaatgcaataaaactgCGAATGCAGCATGTAATTATAACTTTATCTGGCTATTATCCTTTGACATACAATAAATCAAATCAAGCAGATTGGTATTAATAATTCGATAAgccataattttttcttttaattggaAAGAAAGCAAATAGAAATGTGCAATAGAAAAAGCTTGTGACAGATGATCAGCATAGCTACCAGTGacagatttataaaaataaatccacGTAATTAAGATTTCATCCAGCTAATCACATAGTCCAATGGGCCACTGCAAAGGGCACAAAAGGTGTTATCCACCAGCGGGGCTAAACCGGGAGCACAAAAAAGAAGcacaaaaattgttagaaaTTACCGTTTTCATTGCACTTGCTAACACTTGGAAATAGATCAACTTTAAATTGGAAGAGGCTTATATACCCCTTCACTTTTAACTACAATAATTCTGAGTATAGTAGAGTTTGAGCCGGCGGTGTTTGTATATAGTCAATCGTAGTTGATAATGGTAGGGCATTGCTCGAAGTTTAAACTCGAGCGCTTTCGCTCTTCAGCTC
The sequence above is a segment of the Tribolium castaneum strain GA2 chromosome 9, icTriCast1.1, whole genome shotgun sequence genome. Coding sequences within it:
- the LOC103312712 gene encoding uncharacterized protein LOC103312712 isoform X2 translates to MKTLLVACLALVALPSEQSRPRVLKRGYLLGDYHGAPAMGDLSISPSGWKVNTDDFNLNVDLPAPRRLPPPSVAHVSRQAPPIHILSSNSLEKPVMESQEYIPPQSFGTAVLPQMPPPATPVNAAASNIPANRGAVFLGSGSLGVVSLGNGAYALGSGSIGYSGNRAQPRPTGTVPVYPPLPASPNLIPAAVPSPSPQQPLGLNYDYPLLNVPQVPQVDQNGYEYLPPNRVGFGAPNPPRPLRTRQQFATPTALQVRQQGQQIPNDFQFSVPFGTTAGGIPLA
- the LOC103312712 gene encoding uncharacterized protein LOC103312712 isoform X1, which translates into the protein MKTLLVACLALVALPSEQSRPRVLKRGYLLGDYHGAPAMGDLSISPSGWKGSISYLHGVHNPLPVHLVNTDDFNLNVDLPAPRRLPPPSVAHVSRQAPPIHILSSNSLEKPVMESQEYIPPQSFGTAVLPQMPPPATPVNAAASNIPANRGAVFLGSGSLGVVSLGNGAYALGSGSIGYSGNRAQPRPTGTVPVYPPLPASPNLIPAAVPSPSPQQPLGLNYDYPLLNVPQVPQVDQNGYEYLPPNRVGFGAPNPPRPLRTRQQFATPTALQVRQQGQQIPNDFQFSVPFGTTAGGIPLA